A genomic window from Terrisporobacter glycolicus ATCC 14880 = DSM 1288 includes:
- a CDS encoding threonine/serine exporter family protein, whose protein sequence is MSLLNLLENFFFSFLATVGFSIFFNSPIKSLIPAGAIGGVGWTVYMILFNFSGNAILANFFAAALISLLSEILARKMKYPAIIFVIPGILPLIPGLGLYNTMLSLVEERYTDAISIGTNALFVSASIAMGVLLITSLVKTYYIILFKINNKKLQLKKLIK, encoded by the coding sequence ATGAGTTTACTTAATTTATTAGAGAATTTCTTTTTCTCATTTTTAGCTACTGTAGGATTTTCAATATTCTTCAATTCTCCTATAAAATCTTTAATTCCAGCAGGAGCTATTGGTGGTGTAGGATGGACAGTTTATATGATATTATTTAATTTTTCTGGAAATGCTATTTTGGCAAACTTTTTTGCAGCTGCATTAATTTCTCTTCTTAGTGAGATATTAGCTAGAAAAATGAAGTATCCTGCTATTATATTTGTTATACCAGGTATCTTACCTTTAATACCAGGATTAGGACTTTATAATACCATGTTATCTTTAGTTGAAGAAAGATATACAGACGCCATATCAATTGGTACTAATGCTTTATTTGTAAGTGCTTCAATTGCAATGGGTGTACTATTAATTACATCTTTGGTTAAAACTTATTATATAATTCTTTTTAAAATTAATAATAAAAAACTACAGTTAAAAAAGCTTATAAAATAG
- a CDS encoding SoxR reducing system RseC family protein, translated as MNQQGFIIDIVDNRTAKMIMQRHSACASCGKCTKLSSECQDLVVEVENSIGAKTGDRVEVSMESVKVLKATMLAYLVPLIFLLVGTILTYYILDLIKFSGPIEVISGVVGLICTGISYLLLRKNDAKFKQSRQYIPKVTKIIEEK; from the coding sequence ATGAATCAACAGGGATTTATTATAGACATTGTGGATAACAGAACTGCAAAAATGATAATGCAACGTCATTCGGCTTGTGCATCTTGTGGTAAGTGCACTAAGTTATCGTCAGAATGTCAAGACTTAGTAGTAGAAGTAGAGAACTCTATAGGAGCCAAAACAGGAGATCGTGTAGAAGTTAGTATGGAAAGTGTAAAGGTGCTTAAAGCTACAATGCTTGCTTACTTAGTTCCTTTAATATTTTTACTTGTGGGAACAATATTAACATATTATATATTAGATTTAATTAAATTTTCAGGTCCCATTGAAGTTATAAGTGGAGTGGTTGGTTTAATTTGTACTGGTATATCTTATTTATTACTGAGAAAAAATGATGCTAAATTTAAGCAAAGTAGACAGTATATACCCAAAGTAACAAAAATAATAGAAGAAAAATAA
- a CDS encoding cation diffusion facilitator family transporter, giving the protein MGSEIDYCNNENYNKVKFVLWIILFANLGVAITKIAVGYLINSASLSTDGVHSLSDGLSNVVGLIGITIASIPVDKEHPYGHKKSEIIASLFIGGMLLFLGLKTLFTGFSRFINPSELNITLISLISLILTICINIFVTIYERKKGEEYKSFILISDSIHTKSDIFISVGVLVSLIGIKLGLPQVIDPIISIVISLFILKASYEIFKESIGILLDKAVVGEEKITEILNSFDEIKNIHKIRSRGSANDIYVDMHIMIDANTTTEEAHSLSHNIEREIKNKINPNCQVIIHVEPYYKKENLL; this is encoded by the coding sequence ATGGGAAGTGAAATTGATTATTGTAATAATGAAAATTACAATAAAGTTAAGTTTGTTTTATGGATAATTTTATTTGCTAACTTAGGAGTAGCAATAACGAAGATAGCAGTTGGTTATTTAATAAATAGTGCTAGTTTAAGTACAGATGGGGTTCATTCTTTGTCTGATGGATTATCTAATGTGGTGGGCTTGATTGGAATTACCATAGCTAGTATACCAGTTGACAAAGAACATCCTTATGGACATAAGAAATCTGAAATAATTGCTAGTTTGTTTATTGGAGGTATGCTTTTATTTCTAGGTTTGAAAACTTTATTTACTGGATTTAGCCGATTTATAAACCCAAGTGAGCTAAATATAACATTAATAAGTTTAATTTCATTAATATTAACTATTTGTATAAATATTTTTGTTACCATATATGAAAGAAAAAAAGGAGAAGAATACAAAAGTTTTATATTGATATCTGATTCTATCCACACTAAAAGTGATATTTTTATATCTGTAGGTGTTTTAGTATCATTAATAGGAATTAAACTAGGTTTGCCACAAGTTATAGATCCTATTATATCTATAGTCATATCTTTATTTATACTAAAAGCATCCTATGAAATTTTTAAAGAATCAATTGGTATATTATTGGATAAAGCAGTTGTAGGAGAAGAAAAAATTACTGAGATATTAAATTCTTTTGATGAGATAAAAAATATTCATAAAATAAGAAGCAGAGGGAGTGCAAATGATATTTATGTTGATATGCATATTATGATTGATGCAAATACAACTACTGAAGAGGCTCATAGTCTTTCTCATAATATAGAAAGAGAGATTAAAAATAAAATTAATCCAAATTGCCAGGTTATCATTCATGTGGAACCTTATTATAAAAAGGAAAACCTATTGTAG
- the dinB gene encoding DNA polymerase IV: MKNQRKIIHIDMDAFYASIEQRDNPHLKGKPVVVGGNPQGRGVVATCSYEARKYGIHSAMPCKTAYKRCPYAIFVRPRFEVYKQVSYEIRCIFHKYTDLVEPLSFDEAYLDVTENKFNIKYATEVAQLIKKEIYEKTGLTASAGVSYNKFLAKLASDYNKPNGLTIIREDNTQSFLDNLPISKFFGVGKVTQRVLHNLGINTGYDLRQLDINELESIFKNRGYLFYQLSRGIDNRPVEPNRERKSIGAETTLSENLDIEDEKLINILDELCEEVSQRAKSIKKMGRTVTLKIKYGDFRQITRSASLINPVCSHEDIRTNIFNLFKNIEHNHKDIRLIGVTLLNLVNGEEGTNITLFEYIDNRKTK; this comes from the coding sequence ATGAAAAATCAAAGAAAAATAATTCATATAGATATGGATGCATTTTATGCTTCAATTGAACAAAGGGATAATCCACATTTAAAAGGAAAACCTGTAGTTGTAGGAGGGAATCCTCAAGGTAGGGGTGTAGTTGCAACCTGTTCTTACGAAGCAAGAAAGTATGGAATTCATTCTGCAATGCCGTGTAAAACTGCATATAAAAGATGTCCATATGCCATATTTGTAAGACCAAGATTTGAAGTATACAAACAAGTATCCTATGAAATAAGATGTATTTTTCATAAATATACAGATTTAGTAGAACCCTTATCTTTTGATGAAGCTTATTTAGACGTTACAGAAAACAAATTTAATATAAAATATGCCACAGAAGTTGCTCAACTAATTAAAAAAGAAATCTATGAAAAAACTGGATTAACTGCATCTGCAGGAGTATCTTATAATAAGTTTTTAGCTAAATTAGCTTCAGATTATAACAAACCAAATGGACTTACTATTATAAGAGAAGATAATACACAAAGTTTTCTTGATAATCTTCCGATAAGTAAATTTTTCGGAGTAGGAAAGGTAACTCAAAGGGTTCTTCATAATTTAGGAATTAATACAGGATATGACTTAAGACAATTGGACATAAATGAATTGGAATCAATTTTTAAAAATCGAGGATATTTATTTTATCAACTATCAAGAGGCATAGACAATAGACCTGTTGAGCCTAATAGAGAAAGAAAGTCCATAGGTGCAGAAACTACTTTGAGTGAAAACTTAGATATAGAAGATGAAAAGTTGATTAATATTTTAGATGAGCTTTGTGAGGAAGTATCTCAAAGAGCAAAAAGTATAAAAAAGATGGGAAGGACTGTAACTTTAAAAATAAAGTATGGAGATTTTAGGCAAATAACTAGAAGTGCTAGCTTAATCAATCCCGTATGTTCTCATGAGGATATTAGAACTAACATCTTTAACTTATTTAAAAATATAGAACATAATCATAAAGATATAAGACTTATAGGAGTAACATTATTAAATTTAGTTAACGGAGAAGAAGGAACAAATATTACTTTATTTGAATATATTGATAATAGAAAAACTAAATAA
- a CDS encoding DUF1846 domain-containing protein — translation MKIGFDHEKYLKEQSKYILERVEKFDKLYLEFGGKLMGDLHAKRILPGFDENAKIKVLQNIKDQVEVVICVYAGDIERNKVRGDYGITYDMEVLRLIDDLRGYNLDVNSVVITRFEGQPATTVFINKLERRGIKVYKHAPTKGYPSDVNTIVSDEGYGANPYIETTKPIVVVTAPGPNSGKLGTCLSQLYHENKRGNSVGYSKFETFPVWNLPLNHPVNIAYEAATVDLKDVNMIDSFHLDAYGEKSVNYNRDLELFPVLKKIIEKITGKESMFKSPTDMGVNRVGFGIVDDEVVREASIDEIIRRYFNTACQYKKGEVNKDAYDTISLILEKVNVKPEDRIVVNPAREYSEKLKSQSNNQDVCPVVAIQVEDETIITGKSSDLMCASAAAVLNAIKYMANIPDDMYLISPVILNPIIKLKTETLGGKNVSLGLEEVLSALAICAVTNPTAELAMEKLDELKNIQAHSTTIISKDDEQTFRKLGMHVTCDPDYPSQNLYYN, via the coding sequence ATGAAAATCGGATTTGATCATGAAAAATATCTAAAAGAACAGTCTAAATATATCCTAGAAAGAGTAGAAAAATTTGATAAATTATACTTAGAGTTTGGTGGAAAACTAATGGGAGATTTGCATGCAAAAAGAATACTTCCAGGGTTTGATGAGAACGCTAAAATCAAAGTTTTACAAAATATAAAAGACCAAGTAGAAGTTGTAATATGTGTTTATGCAGGTGATATAGAACGTAATAAAGTAAGAGGAGATTACGGAATAACTTACGATATGGAAGTTCTAAGGCTTATAGATGACCTAAGAGGTTATAACTTAGATGTAAATAGTGTAGTTATAACTAGATTTGAAGGACAACCTGCAACAACAGTATTTATAAATAAATTAGAAAGACGCGGAATAAAAGTTTATAAACATGCTCCGACTAAAGGATACCCATCAGATGTAAACACTATAGTAAGTGATGAGGGTTACGGAGCTAATCCATATATAGAAACAACGAAACCAATAGTAGTAGTAACTGCTCCAGGACCAAATAGTGGTAAGCTTGGAACTTGTCTGAGTCAGTTATACCATGAAAACAAAAGAGGAAATTCAGTTGGGTATTCGAAATTTGAAACATTCCCAGTTTGGAACTTACCATTAAATCATCCAGTAAACATAGCATATGAAGCTGCTACTGTAGATTTAAAAGATGTTAATATGATAGACTCATTCCATTTAGATGCTTATGGAGAAAAATCAGTTAACTACAACAGAGATTTAGAATTATTCCCAGTATTAAAGAAAATAATAGAAAAAATAACTGGAAAAGAATCTATGTTTAAATCACCAACAGATATGGGTGTTAACAGAGTTGGATTTGGTATAGTTGATGACGAAGTAGTTCGTGAAGCCTCTATAGATGAAATAATAAGAAGATACTTTAATACTGCTTGCCAATATAAAAAAGGTGAAGTAAACAAAGATGCTTATGACACAATATCTTTGATACTTGAAAAAGTTAATGTTAAGCCAGAAGACAGAATTGTAGTTAATCCAGCTAGAGAATACTCAGAAAAATTAAAATCACAAAGTAATAACCAAGATGTATGTCCTGTAGTTGCTATACAAGTTGAAGATGAGACAATAATAACAGGGAAGAGCTCTGATTTAATGTGTGCATCAGCAGCAGCAGTGTTAAATGCAATAAAATACATGGCTAATATTCCAGATGATATGTATTTAATATCACCAGTAATCTTAAATCCAATTATAAAATTAAAAACAGAAACACTAGGTGGAAAAAATGTGTCACTTGGCTTAGAAGAAGTTTTATCAGCACTTGCTATATGTGCGGTAACTAATCCAACAGCAGAACTTGCTATGGAAAAATTAGATGAGTTAAAAAATATACAAGCTCATTCAACTACAATAATAAGCAAAGATGATGAACAAACATTTAGAAAGTTAGGAATGCATGTAACTTGCGATCCAGATTATCCATCTCAAAATTTATACTATAATTAA
- a CDS encoding FtsX-like permease family protein produces the protein MEIVVLGVEGIYSIYSMDIISTVIGTIVGLGLGTILHQLIMATVEIKSMMSDIVIDRSSYFIVAVLTIILSIFINVVMFYKLKNMKMVESLNLID, from the coding sequence GTGGAAATAGTTGTTTTGGGAGTAGAAGGGATTTATTCTATCTACTCCATGGATATAATTTCAACAGTTATAGGGACTATAGTAGGATTAGGTCTTGGAACTATATTGCATCAACTCATTATGGCTACTGTGGAAATTAAGTCTATGATGTCTGATATAGTTATAGATAGAAGTAGTTATTTTATAGTAGCTGTACTAACCATAATTTTAAGCATATTTATAAATGTAGTTATGTTCTACAAGCTTAAAAATATGAAAATGGTAGAGTCTTTAAATTTAATAGATTAA
- a CDS encoding ABC transporter ATP-binding protein gives MGEVNIEALSGVDFTVSKGEFVVIAGASGAGKSTILNLLGGMDSPTSGQIIVDNNEINKYTIKELITYRRYSIGFVFQFYNLVQNLTARENVELATQICKNPLNIDEVMEAVGFSHRKNNFPAQLSGGEQQRVAIARTLAKNPKLLLCDEPTGALDYNTGKAILKLLQDTCKKMKMTVIIITHNLALTPMGDKVIKVKNGKISSITINEKPTQVENIEW, from the coding sequence ATGGGTGAAGTTAATATAGAAGCTTTAAGTGGAGTAGACTTTACAGTAAGTAAGGGTGAATTTGTTGTAATTGCTGGCGCTAGTGGTGCCGGAAAAAGTACCATATTAAATCTTCTTGGAGGAATGGACAGTCCCACTAGTGGTCAAATTATTGTAGATAATAATGAAATTAATAAATATACTATTAAAGAATTAATCACTTATAGAAGATATAGTATTGGCTTTGTATTCCAATTTTATAATTTAGTACAAAATTTAACAGCACGTGAAAATGTGGAACTTGCCACACAAATTTGTAAAAATCCATTAAATATAGATGAAGTAATGGAAGCGGTAGGATTTAGTCATAGGAAAAATAACTTTCCTGCACAGTTATCTGGAGGAGAACAGCAGAGAGTAGCCATTGCAAGAACTTTAGCAAAGAACCCAAAGTTGTTATTATGTGATGAACCAACAGGCGCTTTAGATTATAATACAGGAAAAGCCATACTAAAGCTTTTACAAGATACTTGTAAAAAGATGAAAATGACGGTAATAATAATTACTCATAACTTGGCGTTAACGCCTATGGGTGACAAAGTTATAAAAGTTAAAAATGGAAAAATTAGTTCAATTACTATCAATGAAAAACCAACACAAGTTGAAAACATAGAGTGGTAG
- a CDS encoding ribonuclease J, translated as MRKIRCVKVIPIGGLGEIGKNITAIEFEDEIIVIDCGISFPDEDMYGVDLVIPDVTYLIENKEKIKGLFLTHGHEDHIGAIPYILKQINMPIYGTRLTLGLVKNKLEEHKMEDMVTVHPVESGDIVDLDKIKVEFIQATHSIADACSLAITTPLGVIVHTGDFKIDYTPIDGRLMDLNRFSTLGKKGVLLLLADSTNIERAGHSLSEKTIGETLNRIFSGAKGRVIVATFASNIHRMQQIANASIKENRKIIFSGRSMENVSRVAIELGYLNIPAESLIDIDDMNRYPDENITIITTGSQGEAGAGLSRIAFGSHRKIEIHQDDLFIISASPIPGNDKIISRVINQLFRKGVEVIYEDLEDIHVSGHAYQEELKLIHTLVKPKYFMPVHGEYRHLKHHADLAKKLGMDSKNIFTLETGQVLEITSKGASATERVHTGILYVDGLGVGDVGNIVLRDRRNLARDGMVIVVIAIDKTNYEIASGPDIITRGFIYVRESEDLIREMKNLSREKIEECLSNEIIEWQVLKSSVKKSVEQLLYDKTKRKPSVFPIIMEI; from the coding sequence ATGAGAAAAATAAGATGTGTTAAAGTAATTCCAATTGGAGGATTAGGAGAAATAGGTAAAAATATAACAGCTATAGAATTTGAGGATGAAATAATCGTTATAGATTGTGGCATATCATTCCCAGATGAAGACATGTATGGAGTAGATTTAGTAATTCCAGATGTAACATATTTAATAGAAAACAAAGAAAAAATTAAAGGTTTATTTTTAACTCATGGGCATGAGGATCATATTGGAGCTATTCCTTATATACTAAAACAAATTAATATGCCTATTTATGGAACTAGGCTTACTTTAGGATTAGTCAAAAATAAATTGGAAGAACACAAGATGGAAGATATGGTAACAGTTCATCCTGTGGAAAGTGGAGATATAGTAGATCTGGATAAAATTAAAGTAGAATTTATTCAGGCTACTCATTCCATAGCAGATGCCTGCTCTTTAGCTATAACAACTCCTTTAGGAGTAATTGTTCATACTGGAGATTTTAAAATTGACTACACACCAATTGATGGAAGACTTATGGATTTAAATAGATTTTCAACTCTTGGGAAAAAAGGAGTTTTATTACTTTTAGCTGACAGTACAAATATAGAAAGAGCAGGTCATTCATTATCAGAAAAAACCATAGGAGAAACTTTAAATAGAATATTTTCAGGAGCAAAAGGAAGGGTTATTGTGGCTACATTTGCCTCTAATATTCACAGAATGCAACAAATTGCCAATGCCTCAATAAAAGAAAATAGAAAAATTATTTTTAGTGGAAGAAGTATGGAAAATGTATCTAGAGTAGCAATTGAACTAGGTTATTTAAATATACCAGCAGAATCATTGATTGATATAGATGATATGAATAGGTATCCAGATGAAAATATAACTATAATAACAACTGGTAGTCAAGGAGAAGCAGGAGCAGGACTTTCAAGAATTGCATTTGGTAGTCATAGAAAAATAGAAATTCACCAAGATGATTTATTCATAATTTCAGCTTCCCCAATTCCAGGTAATGATAAGATAATTTCAAGGGTAATAAATCAACTGTTTAGAAAAGGTGTAGAAGTTATTTATGAAGACTTAGAAGATATCCATGTGTCTGGTCATGCTTATCAAGAAGAATTAAAATTAATTCATACCCTAGTAAAACCGAAATACTTTATGCCTGTTCATGGTGAATATAGACATTTAAAGCATCATGCTGATTTAGCAAAAAAACTTGGCATGGACTCAAAAAATATTTTTACACTAGAAACAGGTCAAGTACTAGAGATTACATCTAAAGGAGCTTCTGCTACAGAAAGAGTTCACACAGGAATATTATATGTGGATGGTCTTGGTGTTGGAGATGTGGGTAACATTGTTTTAAGAGATAGAAGAAATCTTGCTAGAGATGGAATGGTTATTGTGGTAATTGCCATAGATAAAACAAATTATGAAATAGCTTCTGGGCCAGATATAATTACTAGAGGATTTATATATGTGAGAGAGTCAGAAGATTTAATAAGGGAAATGAAAAATTTATCTAGAGAAAAAATTGAAGAATGTTTATCAAATGAAATTATTGAATGGCAAGTACTAAAATCAAGTGTAAAGAAATCTGTGGAGCAATTACTTTATGATAAAACAAAGAGAAAGCCTAGTGTATTCCCAATAATAATGGAAATATAG
- a CDS encoding spore coat protein: MVNLTSKEIFLLEGEKYQQQLVIDKYNNYALQAQDDSLKSLFFNLVKIEEKHLNMIDEMLQGKVPQIKKENIHPYYENNPINCNNYINIGNITLTSLDNNISYDDGDKIICFDALTTEELLHSTCSASSLEFEKTEFENILKYIIEEKSENLKYLNDYMTKKGMYNNIIHF, encoded by the coding sequence GTGGTAAATTTAACTAGCAAAGAAATATTTTTACTAGAAGGTGAAAAATATCAACAACAATTGGTAATAGATAAATATAATAACTATGCTTTACAAGCTCAAGATGATTCTCTAAAAAGCCTATTTTTCAACTTAGTTAAAATAGAAGAGAAACATTTAAATATGATTGATGAAATGTTACAAGGAAAAGTTCCCCAAATTAAAAAAGAAAATATTCATCCATATTATGAAAATAACCCTATTAATTGTAATAATTATATAAATATAGGAAATATTACCTTAACATCTTTAGATAATAACATTAGCTATGACGATGGTGACAAAATTATATGTTTCGATGCTTTAACAACAGAAGAACTTCTTCATTCAACATGCAGTGCATCTAGCTTGGAATTTGAAAAAACTGAATTCGAAAATATTTTAAAATACATAATTGAGGAAAAATCAGAAAATCTTAAATATCTCAATGATTATATGACTAAAAAAGGAATGTACAATAATATTATTCATTTTTAA
- a CDS encoding M20 metallopeptidase family protein, with product MNFQDIINKVNNLNDWIVKIRRDIHETPELAMEEYITKEKIKKYLNEIGIEYKEFESHRGIIAYIIKKPTYKTIAIRADIDALPIIEKNNKLYKSKHEGTMHACGHDAHTAMLIGACKVLYEMREELKVNVKFFFQGAEERFGGAKYLIKDGCLENPKVDYMFGLHVQANVEKGFIECKEGTLNASSSSLKIRIKGKRAHGAYPENGTDALVCAAQVITSLQSIISRNISPSTMAVLTLGKISGGEAQNVICEDVEISGTVRALNEESKKFIVDRAKNIVENTAKAYGCEGNIYIENKGYPPVINDKELVNIIKFNTEKLLDKEAYKEKIYPAMGAEDFSFYTGNCKGVFFHLGCGNKEEGINSLIHTDTFDIDEGCLVIGSAMHVLNVLYFNK from the coding sequence ATGAATTTTCAAGATATAATTAATAAAGTAAATAATTTGAATGATTGGATAGTTAAAATTAGAAGAGACATACATGAAACACCCGAACTTGCCATGGAAGAATATATAACTAAAGAAAAAATAAAAAAGTACTTAAATGAAATAGGAATTGAATATAAAGAATTTGAAAGTCATAGGGGAATAATAGCTTATATAATAAAAAAACCAACTTATAAAACTATTGCTATAAGGGCTGATATAGATGCACTACCAATAATTGAAAAAAATAATAAACTATATAAATCAAAACATGAGGGAACTATGCATGCTTGTGGACATGATGCTCATACAGCTATGCTTATAGGAGCTTGTAAAGTTTTGTATGAAATGAGAGAAGAATTAAAAGTAAATGTTAAATTTTTTTTCCAAGGGGCAGAAGAACGATTTGGTGGAGCAAAATATTTAATAAAAGATGGTTGTTTAGAAAATCCTAAGGTAGATTATATGTTTGGATTACATGTACAAGCAAATGTGGAGAAGGGATTTATTGAATGTAAAGAAGGAACTTTAAATGCTAGCTCAAGTAGCTTAAAAATAAGGATAAAAGGAAAAAGAGCTCATGGTGCATATCCTGAAAATGGAACAGATGCATTAGTTTGTGCAGCTCAGGTTATAACATCTTTGCAAAGTATAATAAGTAGGAATATTTCTCCTTCTACTATGGCAGTATTGACCTTAGGTAAAATATCTGGAGGAGAAGCTCAAAATGTTATATGTGAAGATGTGGAAATTAGTGGAACTGTTAGAGCTTTAAATGAGGAAAGTAAAAAATTCATAGTAGATAGAGCAAAAAACATAGTAGAAAATACAGCAAAGGCTTATGGATGCGAAGGTAATATATATATAGAAAATAAGGGTTATCCACCAGTTATAAATGATAAAGAATTAGTGAATATTATTAAGTTTAATACAGAAAAATTATTGGATAAAGAAGCTTATAAGGAAAAAATATATCCTGCTATGGGGGCTGAAGATTTTTCATTTTATACGGGAAATTGTAAAGGAGTATTTTTTCATTTAGGTTGTGGAAATAAAGAAGAAGGCATAAATAGTTTAATTCATACAGACACATTTGATATTGATGAAGGTTGCCTGGTTATAGGCAGTGCTATGCATGTATTAAATGTACTTTATTTTAATAAATAA
- a CDS encoding cyclase family protein: MKIIDLTHSIANDMTVYPGGPQPQNKIISTVTENGYKETEIHIRSHNGTHMDSPNHVFEDGVSLDKIDVIDFVGTAALVDCSSLGEGDIITYDFIEKNKEAIDNSEFIVFRTDWSKYWNTEKYLGNYPVISDEVVDFIMTSNKKGIAFDTISVDPIDSSILAKHHQILKNNILVFENLTNLDLINSNTFVFCALPLKFENSDGAPIRAIAMLD, translated from the coding sequence ATGAAAATAATTGATTTAACTCATTCTATTGCAAATGATATGACTGTATATCCTGGTGGACCACAACCACAAAACAAAATAATAAGTACTGTAACTGAAAATGGATACAAAGAAACTGAAATACACATTCGTTCTCACAATGGTACTCATATGGATTCTCCTAATCATGTTTTTGAAGATGGAGTTTCTCTTGATAAAATCGATGTAATCGATTTTGTTGGTACTGCAGCTCTTGTTGATTGTTCATCTCTAGGAGAAGGAGATATTATTACTTATGATTTTATTGAAAAAAATAAAGAAGCTATTGATAATAGTGAATTTATTGTGTTTAGAACTGATTGGAGTAAATATTGGAATACTGAAAAATATTTAGGTAATTATCCTGTTATAAGCGATGAAGTTGTGGATTTTATAATGACTTCTAATAAGAAAGGAATTGCATTTGATACAATTTCCGTAGATCCAATAGATTCCTCTATTTTAGCTAAACACCATCAAATTCTAAAAAATAACATTTTAGTATTCGAAAATTTAACTAACTTAGACTTAATAAATAGTAATACTTTTGTATTTTGTGCTTTACCACTTAAATTCGAAAACTCTGACGGTGCTCCAATAAGAGCAATTGCCATGTTAGACTAA